From Thermoanaerobaculia bacterium, the proteins below share one genomic window:
- a CDS encoding transposase, with protein MSARSLRSGGSQEDGQRRKSRFTEEQIAMALRQAEAGTTVEEICRALGLV; from the coding sequence ATTTCGGCTCGTTCACTGCGCTCCGGAGGGAGCCAGGAGGACGGGCAGAGGAGGAAGAGTCGCTTCACGGAGGAGCAGATCGCAATGGCGCTTCGGCAGGCCGAAGCTGGTACGACCGTCGAAGAGATCTGCCGGGCGCTGGGTCTGGTCTAA
- a CDS encoding winged helix-turn-helix transcriptional regulator, with product MKLMESSPFGGCTRTRVLVALSLLQTSFARELARLLPAPVSGVRQALASLERDGLVAGRLVGRTRQVQLDPGYFALKELEAYLARLSEAEPELRAAVARLRRRPRAAGKPI from the coding sequence ATGAAGCTCATGGAATCGAGCCCGTTCGGTGGGTGTACGCGGACACGCGTGCTGGTGGCGCTGAGCCTGCTTCAAACCAGCTTTGCGCGCGAGCTCGCGCGTCTGCTGCCCGCGCCTGTGTCCGGAGTTCGGCAGGCGCTCGCCAGCCTCGAGCGCGACGGGCTCGTCGCCGGTCGACTCGTTGGCAGGACCCGCCAGGTCCAGCTCGATCCCGGGTACTTCGCGCTGAAGGAGCTCGAGGCCTATCTTGCGCGGCTCTCGGAGGCGGAGCCCGAGCTGCGGGCCGCGGTGGCTCGGCTCCGCCGGCGGCCTCGTGCGGCGGGGAAGCCGATTTGA
- a CDS encoding putative toxin-antitoxin system toxin component, PIN family codes for MRIVLDTNVFVSAVFFGGLPGRILEAWRDGRVQLVLSAEILAEYQRVGQILSTDHAGVHLEPFLGLLAVAAEFVVAPVLPRTRLRRS; via the coding sequence GTGAGGATCGTTCTCGACACGAACGTCTTCGTCTCGGCCGTCTTCTTCGGCGGTCTCCCCGGACGGATCCTCGAGGCCTGGCGCGACGGTCGAGTTCAGCTGGTACTTTCGGCCGAAATCCTCGCGGAGTACCAGCGCGTCGGCCAGATTCTCAGCACCGACCATGCAGGCGTCCACCTGGAGCCTTTTCTGGGCCTTCTTGCGGTCGCTGCCGAGTTCGTCGTCGCGCCGGTGCTGCCCCGAACCCGCCTCCGTCGATCCTGA
- a CDS encoding AbrB/MazE/SpoVT family DNA-binding domain-containing protein — MESLATTKLSSKGQVVIPEEIRLRLGLKEGTQFVVVGDRDVVILKTIAPPAMAEFDELVRAARGAARKAGMKPADVKRAVAKARASR; from the coding sequence ATGGAATCCCTCGCCACAACCAAGCTCTCATCCAAGGGACAAGTTGTCATCCCGGAGGAGATTCGTCTGCGTCTCGGACTCAAGGAAGGGACACAGTTCGTGGTCGTCGGCGATCGCGACGTCGTCATCCTCAAGACGATCGCGCCGCCGGCGATGGCGGAGTTCGACGAGCTCGTACGCGCGGCTCGCGGTGCTGCGCGCAAGGCGGGCATGAAGCCGGCGGACGTGAAGCGCGCCGTCGCGAAGGCCCGCGCCTCTCGGTGA
- a CDS encoding pirin — translation MHGKTAWKSATPQLSLVLPGAPASQFHSTVVESRSRKPRRAGSLIRQALYLDQEDAYAAGEVGFLARALVQATLPHSDPKANEFVRRNGHFTLSILAPKDVGLPYGRYPRLVLAYLTTEAVRRKSPDIELGSHFSHFCATLGIPPTTGPRGSLPQLRDQLQRLFASTFQCIFHDESQGRHAGDGFLIAEKRELWWDPRPRKGAAAWGSHVVLSDRFYREATEAPVPLDLRVLRALRSPFEIDIYVWLTWRFFRLRRPVTIPWASLALQFGSRYTNPRHFKKRFLGYLKCVIDYYPEVRLESTAVGLMLKPSPTHIEQRPGKRQNLQLGGAPPA, via the coding sequence ATGCATGGAAAGACCGCTTGGAAGTCCGCGACCCCGCAGCTCTCGTTGGTCCTCCCTGGCGCTCCGGCGTCACAGTTTCATTCTACAGTTGTTGAGTCGAGATCCCGCAAGCCCAGGCGCGCCGGCAGCCTGATCCGGCAGGCGCTCTACCTCGACCAAGAGGACGCCTACGCCGCCGGCGAGGTCGGGTTCCTGGCCCGAGCGCTGGTGCAGGCAACCCTTCCGCACAGCGACCCCAAGGCCAACGAGTTCGTCCGGCGGAACGGACACTTCACGCTGTCCATTCTTGCCCCGAAGGACGTCGGGCTGCCGTACGGCCGGTATCCGCGCCTGGTCCTCGCCTACCTCACGACCGAGGCGGTGCGCCGCAAGAGCCCCGACATCGAGCTCGGCAGCCACTTCTCGCACTTCTGTGCCACCCTCGGGATCCCGCCGACCACCGGTCCGCGTGGATCCTTGCCGCAGCTCCGCGACCAGCTCCAGCGTCTCTTCGCCTCGACCTTCCAGTGCATCTTCCACGACGAGAGTCAGGGCCGTCATGCGGGCGACGGCTTTCTGATCGCCGAGAAGCGGGAGCTTTGGTGGGACCCGCGGCCGAGGAAGGGCGCAGCAGCGTGGGGGTCTCACGTCGTCCTCTCGGACCGGTTCTATCGGGAGGCGACCGAAGCGCCGGTCCCGCTCGACTTGCGCGTCCTTCGCGCCCTCCGGTCGCCGTTCGAGATCGACATCTATGTCTGGCTGACCTGGCGCTTCTTCCGGCTCCGTCGTCCGGTCACGATCCCCTGGGCCTCGCTGGCGCTCCAGTTCGGATCCAGGTACACGAACCCGCGGCACTTCAAGAAGCGGTTCCTCGGCTACCTGAAGTGCGTCATCGACTACTACCCGGAGGTGAGGCTCGAGAGCACAGCGGTGGGGCTGATGCTCAAGCCGTCGCCGACCCACATCGAGCAGAGGCCGGGCAAGCGACAAAATCTGCAGCTGGGCGGAGCCCCTCCGGCTTAG
- a CDS encoding TetR/AcrR family transcriptional regulator, which translates to MKSRPRNLPADQRRAATVEAVIALAAEHNPGDITTAAIAGQMNLTQGALFRHFASKEAVWEAVMEWVAERLLARIDRATRGVASPLAALEAVFLAHVEFVALYPGVPRMLFGELQRAEDTAAKRKVRQLLAQYGERLAGLVEAGKAAGELTAEVGTDAAVAHFIGTVQGLVMQSLLAGDPELMRSGAPNAFAIYRRGIAGAR; encoded by the coding sequence ATGAAGAGCCGACCCAGGAACCTCCCAGCCGATCAGCGCCGAGCCGCCACCGTCGAGGCGGTGATCGCGCTCGCCGCCGAGCACAATCCCGGCGACATCACGACAGCGGCGATCGCCGGGCAGATGAACCTGACGCAGGGTGCGCTGTTTCGGCACTTCGCGAGCAAAGAGGCGGTGTGGGAGGCGGTCATGGAGTGGGTCGCCGAGCGTCTGCTGGCACGCATCGATCGGGCGACCCGGGGCGTCGCCTCGCCGCTCGCTGCCCTCGAGGCGGTGTTTCTGGCCCACGTCGAGTTCGTTGCTCTCTATCCCGGCGTGCCGCGGATGCTGTTCGGTGAGCTGCAGCGGGCCGAGGACACCGCGGCCAAGCGCAAGGTCCGGCAACTGCTCGCGCAGTACGGCGAGCGACTGGCCGGGCTGGTCGAGGCCGGCAAGGCTGCGGGCGAGCTCACCGCGGAGGTCGGCACCGACGCTGCGGTCGCCCACTTCATCGGCACCGTCCAGGGCCTGGTGATGCAGTCGCTGCTGGCCGGAGACCCCGAACTCATGCGCTCCGGTGCTCCGAACGCCTTCGCGATCTATCGCCGCGGAATTGCGGGCGCGCGATGA